In Streptomyces sp. NBC_00306, a single genomic region encodes these proteins:
- the rplM gene encoding 50S ribosomal protein L13, protein MRTYSPKPGDVTRQWHIIDAQDIVLGRLATTAANLLRGKHKPIYAPHMDMGDFVIIINAEKVHLSGNKKTQKMAYRHSGYPGGLRSVRYDELLAKNPEKAVEKAIKGMIPKNTLGRQMLSKLKIYAGENHPHAAQQPVPFEITQVAQ, encoded by the coding sequence TTGCGTACGTACAGCCCCAAGCCCGGCGATGTCACGCGCCAGTGGCACATCATCGACGCGCAGGACATCGTCCTGGGCCGTCTCGCGACTACGGCAGCGAACCTCCTCCGGGGCAAGCACAAGCCGATCTACGCCCCCCACATGGACATGGGCGACTTCGTCATCATCATCAACGCCGAGAAGGTTCACCTCTCCGGCAACAAGAAGACCCAGAAGATGGCCTACCGCCACTCCGGGTACCCCGGTGGTCTGCGCTCCGTCCGCTACGACGAGCTGCTGGCCAAGAACCCGGAGAAGGCCGTGGAGAAGGCCATCAAGGGCATGATCCCGAAGAACACCCTGGGTCGTCAGATGCTCTCGAAGCTGAAGATCTACGCGGGCGAGAACCACCCGCACGCTGCTCAGCAGCCGGTCCCGTTCGAGATCACCCAGGTCGCGCAGTAG
- the rplQ gene encoding 50S ribosomal protein L17 has protein sequence MPKPAKGARLGGSAAHERLLLANLAKQLFEHGRITTTEAKARRLRPVAERLITKAKKGDIHNRRLVLQTITDKGIVHTLFTEIAPRYSERPGGYTRITKIGGRRGDNAPMAVIELVEGEIAKKATVDEAEAATKRAVKEDALKKDASTEAEAVEDAKPADEASKDA, from the coding sequence ATGCCGAAGCCCGCCAAGGGCGCCCGTCTGGGCGGCAGCGCCGCGCACGAGCGTCTGCTCCTCGCGAACCTCGCGAAGCAGCTGTTCGAGCACGGCCGCATCACCACGACCGAGGCCAAGGCCCGTCGCCTTCGTCCGGTCGCGGAGCGTCTGATCACCAAGGCGAAGAAGGGCGACATCCACAACCGTCGCCTGGTCCTGCAGACGATCACGGACAAGGGCATCGTGCACACGCTCTTCACCGAGATCGCTCCGCGGTACTCCGAGCGCCCGGGTGGCTACACTCGGATCACCAAGATCGGTGGCCGTCGCGGCGACAACGCCCCGATGGCCGTGATCGAGCTGGTCGAGGGCGAGATCGCCAAGAAGGCGACCGTCGACGAGGCCGAGGCCGCGACCAAGCGTGCGGTCAAGGAGGACGCCCTCAAGAAGGACGCGTCCACCGAGGCCGAGGCCGTCGAGGACGCCAAGCCGGCGGACGAGGCGTCCAAGGACGCCTGA
- the truA gene encoding tRNA pseudouridine(38-40) synthase TruA, which produces MSDEALPGHVRLRLDLSYDGKDFSGWAKQAGGRRTVQGEIEEALRTVTRSSRTYELTVAGRTDAGVHARGQVAHVDLPEDVWAEHREKLLKRLAGRLSRDVRVWRAQEAPEGFNARFSAVWRRYAYRVTDHPGGVDPLLRGHVLWHDWPLDVDAMNAAAERLVGEHDFAAYCKKREGATTIRTLQRLDWERDASGVITATVRADAFCHNMVRSLVGAMLFVGDGHRPVEWPAKVLAAGVRDSAVHVVRPHGLTLEEVGYPADELLAARNLEARNRRTLPGSAGGGGGCC; this is translated from the coding sequence GTGAGTGACGAGGCACTGCCGGGACACGTACGGCTGAGACTGGACCTGAGCTACGACGGCAAGGACTTCTCCGGCTGGGCCAAGCAGGCCGGCGGCCGGCGCACGGTCCAGGGGGAGATCGAGGAAGCGCTGCGCACGGTGACGCGCTCCTCCCGGACGTACGAGCTGACCGTCGCCGGGCGCACCGACGCCGGTGTGCACGCCCGTGGACAGGTGGCGCACGTCGATCTGCCCGAGGACGTGTGGGCCGAGCACCGGGAGAAGCTGCTGAAGCGGCTCGCAGGGCGGCTCTCGCGCGATGTGCGGGTCTGGCGGGCCCAGGAGGCCCCGGAGGGGTTCAACGCCCGGTTCTCGGCCGTCTGGCGGCGTTACGCGTACCGGGTGACCGACCACCCCGGCGGGGTCGACCCGCTGCTGCGCGGTCATGTGCTCTGGCACGACTGGCCGTTGGACGTCGACGCGATGAACGCCGCGGCCGAACGGCTGGTGGGGGAGCACGACTTCGCGGCCTACTGCAAGAAGCGTGAGGGTGCCACGACCATCCGCACGCTCCAGCGGCTCGACTGGGAGCGGGACGCCTCCGGCGTCATCACGGCGACCGTCAGGGCCGACGCCTTCTGCCACAACATGGTGCGCTCGCTGGTGGGCGCGATGCTGTTCGTGGGGGACGGGCACCGGCCGGTGGAGTGGCCGGCGAAGGTGCTGGCCGCGGGCGTACGGGACTCGGCCGTCCATGTCGTACGCCCGCACGGCCTCACGCTGGAGGAAGTGGGCTACCCCGCCGACGAGTTGCTCGCCGCGCGCAACCTGGAGGCCCGCAACCGGCGGACGCTGCCCGGGTCAGCCGGCGGGGGCGGTGGCTGCTGCTGA
- a CDS encoding DUF389 domain-containing protein, which produces MLHLRLITPADTTDEAVRLIEGTVGTAHLAVFAGAARDPAGDVVQCDVAREAADELIGGLRTLGLDEHGSIAVEGIELSLSKRADKAEKDAPGEGADAVLWEHLTDATHEESTLSVTYIAFLTLATMLAACGVVLDNAILIVGAMAVGPEFGPLAGFCTALVQRAPRLAWRSFVALIVGFALAMLITVGFSHFMSWVDLFDAAKVRAERPNTSFIYNPDWFSFVVAVLAGAAGMLSLTSAKSGALVGVAISVTTVPAAANAAVAFSFGEYAQAWGSTEQLLLNLLGIVLAGTLTLLIQKSLWALQRRRTAARTS; this is translated from the coding sequence GTGCTGCATCTGCGCCTGATCACCCCGGCGGACACGACCGACGAGGCGGTACGTCTCATCGAGGGGACGGTCGGCACGGCCCATCTCGCCGTGTTCGCGGGGGCGGCTCGCGATCCCGCCGGCGACGTGGTGCAGTGCGACGTGGCGCGCGAGGCGGCCGACGAACTGATCGGGGGTCTGCGGACCCTCGGCCTCGACGAGCACGGTTCGATCGCCGTCGAGGGCATCGAACTGTCGCTGTCGAAGCGGGCCGACAAGGCCGAGAAGGACGCACCGGGCGAGGGTGCGGACGCGGTGCTCTGGGAGCATCTGACCGACGCGACCCACGAGGAGTCGACGCTCTCCGTCACCTACATAGCGTTTCTGACGCTGGCGACGATGCTCGCGGCGTGCGGTGTGGTGCTCGACAACGCGATCCTCATCGTGGGCGCGATGGCGGTGGGCCCGGAGTTCGGCCCGCTGGCCGGTTTCTGCACGGCGCTGGTGCAGCGCGCTCCGCGGCTGGCGTGGCGCTCGTTCGTCGCCCTGATCGTGGGTTTCGCCCTCGCCATGCTGATCACGGTCGGCTTCAGCCACTTCATGAGCTGGGTCGATCTCTTCGACGCGGCGAAGGTGCGGGCCGAACGGCCCAACACCAGCTTCATCTACAACCCGGACTGGTTCTCGTTCGTCGTCGCGGTGCTCGCGGGCGCGGCGGGCATGCTCTCGCTGACGTCGGCGAAGTCCGGTGCGCTGGTGGGCGTGGCGATCTCGGTGACGACGGTCCCGGCGGCGGCGAACGCGGCGGTCGCGTTCAGCTTCGGCGAGTACGCGCAGGCGTGGGGTTCGACGGAGCAGCTGCTGCTGAACCTGCTGGGCATCGTGCTCGCGGGCACGCTGACGCTGCTGATCCAGAAGTCACTGTGGGCCCTGCAACGCCGCCGCACAGCAGCCAGGACATCGTGA
- a CDS encoding ATP-binding cassette domain-containing protein, producing MGHLEAAHLEYYLPDGRVLLADASFRVGEGAVVALVGANGAGKTTLLRMIAGELQAHGGTVTVSGGLGVMRQFIGSVRDERTVRDLLVSLAQPRIREAAEAVDEAEHLIMTVDDEAAQMRYAQALSDWAEARGYEAETLWDMCTTAALGVPYEKAQFRELRTLSGGEQKRLALEALLRGPEEVLLLDEPDNYLDVPGKRWLEERLKETRKTVLFVSHDRELLSRAAEKIVSVEPSPAGSDVWVHGGGFGTYHDARKERFARFEELKRRWDEEHARLKALVLRLRQQAAISPDMASRYRAMQTRFKKFEEAGPPPEPPREQEIRMRLRGGRTGVRALTCKGLELTGLMKPFDLEVFYGERVAVLGSNGSGKSHFLRLLAGDTSVAHKGEWKLGARVVPGHFAQTHAHPELLGRTLVDILWTEHAKDRGGAMSVLRRYELERQGDQTFDKLSGGQQARFQILLLELEGTTALLLDEPTDNLDLESAEALQDGLEVYEGTVLAVTHDRWFAKSFDRYLVFGSDGVVRETAEPVWDERRVERAR from the coding sequence ATGGGACATCTAGAGGCCGCACATCTCGAGTACTACCTGCCGGACGGGCGGGTACTGCTCGCGGACGCGTCGTTCAGGGTCGGCGAAGGCGCGGTGGTCGCGCTGGTCGGAGCCAATGGCGCGGGCAAGACGACGCTGCTGCGGATGATCGCGGGGGAGCTCCAGGCGCACGGCGGCACGGTGACGGTCAGTGGTGGACTGGGTGTGATGCGTCAGTTCATCGGCTCGGTACGTGACGAACGCACCGTCCGGGATCTGCTCGTCTCGCTCGCCCAGCCGCGGATCCGCGAGGCCGCCGAGGCGGTCGACGAGGCCGAGCACCTGATCATGACCGTCGACGACGAGGCCGCGCAGATGCGGTACGCGCAGGCGCTGAGCGACTGGGCGGAGGCACGCGGATACGAGGCCGAGACCCTCTGGGACATGTGCACCACCGCCGCGCTGGGCGTCCCGTACGAGAAGGCGCAGTTCCGCGAGCTGCGGACGCTCTCCGGCGGTGAGCAGAAGCGGCTGGCGCTGGAGGCGCTGCTGCGGGGCCCCGAGGAGGTGCTGCTGCTCGACGAGCCGGACAACTATCTCGACGTGCCCGGCAAGCGCTGGCTGGAGGAACGGCTCAAGGAGACCCGCAAGACCGTTCTCTTCGTCTCGCACGACCGGGAACTGCTGTCGCGTGCCGCGGAGAAGATCGTCAGCGTGGAACCGAGCCCGGCCGGCTCGGACGTGTGGGTGCACGGCGGAGGCTTCGGGACGTACCACGACGCCCGCAAGGAGCGGTTCGCGCGCTTCGAGGAGCTGAAGCGGCGCTGGGACGAGGAGCACGCCCGGCTGAAGGCGCTGGTGCTGCGGCTGCGGCAGCAGGCGGCGATCAGCCCCGACATGGCGTCGCGGTACCGGGCGATGCAGACCCGGTTCAAGAAGTTCGAGGAGGCGGGGCCGCCGCCGGAGCCGCCGCGCGAGCAGGAGATCCGGATGCGGCTGCGCGGCGGGCGCACCGGCGTGCGCGCTCTGACCTGCAAGGGCCTCGAACTCACCGGGCTGATGAAACCCTTCGACCTGGAGGTCTTCTACGGCGAGCGGGTGGCCGTCCTCGGCTCGAACGGCTCGGGCAAGTCCCACTTCCTGCGGCTGCTCGCCGGCGACACGTCCGTGGCCCACAAGGGCGAGTGGAAGCTCGGCGCGCGCGTGGTGCCGGGGCATTTCGCCCAGACGCACGCGCACCCCGAGCTCCTCGGGCGCACGCTGGTCGACATCCTGTGGACCGAGCACGCCAAGGACCGCGGCGGCGCGATGTCGGTGCTGCGGCGCTACGAGCTGGAGCGCCAAGGGGACCAGACCTTCGACAAGCTCTCCGGCGGCCAGCAGGCCCGGTTCCAGATCCTCCTCCTGGAGCTGGAGGGCACCACGGCGCTGCTGCTCGACGAGCCCACGGACAACCTGGACCTGGAGTCGGCGGAGGCGCTCCAGGACGGCCTGGAGGTCTATGAGGGCACCGTGCTCGCCGTCACGCACGACCGCTGGTTCGCGAAGTCCTTCGACCGGTATCTGGTCTTCGGCTCGGACGGCGTGGTCCGGGAGACGGCGGAGCCGGTGTGGGACGAGCGGCGGGTCGAGCGGGCACGGTAG
- the infA gene encoding translation initiation factor IF-1, with protein MAKKQGAIEIEGTVIESLPNAMFKVELQNGHKVLAHISGKMRMHYIRILPDDRVVVELSPYDLTRGRIVYRYK; from the coding sequence GTGGCCAAGAAGCAAGGTGCCATCGAGATTGAGGGCACCGTGATCGAGTCCCTCCCGAACGCCATGTTCAAGGTGGAGCTCCAGAACGGTCACAAGGTCCTCGCGCACATCTCCGGCAAGATGCGGATGCACTACATCCGTATCCTCCCGGACGACCGGGTCGTGGTGGAGCTCTCTCCGTACGACCTGACGCGTGGGCGGATCGTCTACCGCTACAAGTAG
- the rpsI gene encoding 30S ribosomal protein S9: protein MAETTAETPVEGEETYAEVTTFESETPVEGEYTSESLASRFGDPQPAAGLGRRKNAIARVRIVPGSGKWKINGRTLEDYFPNKVHQQEVNEPFKVLELDDRYDVIARISGGGVSGQAGALRLGVARALNEADVDNNRAALKKAGFLSRDDRAVERKKAGLKKARKAPQYSKR, encoded by the coding sequence GTGGCCGAGACCACTGCAGAGACCCCCGTCGAGGGCGAAGAGACCTACGCCGAGGTCACCACCTTCGAGTCGGAGACGCCCGTCGAGGGCGAGTACACCTCCGAGTCCCTCGCGTCCCGCTTCGGCGACCCGCAGCCCGCTGCGGGCCTGGGCCGTCGCAAGAACGCCATCGCCCGCGTCCGGATCGTTCCGGGCTCCGGCAAGTGGAAGATCAACGGTCGCACCCTTGAGGACTACTTCCCCAACAAGGTGCACCAGCAGGAAGTCAACGAGCCCTTCAAGGTGCTCGAGCTCGACGACCGCTACGACGTCATCGCCCGCATCTCGGGTGGCGGCGTCTCCGGCCAGGCCGGCGCCCTGCGCCTCGGTGTGGCCCGTGCGCTCAACGAGGCCGACGTGGACAACAACCGCGCCGCGCTGAAGAAGGCCGGCTTCCTGAGCCGCGACGACCGTGCGGTCGAGCGCAAGAAGGCCGGTCTCAAGAAGGCCCGCAAGGCCCCGCAGTACAGCAAGCGTTAA
- the glmM gene encoding phosphoglucosamine mutase → MGRLFGTDGVRGVANADLTAELALGLSVAAAHVLAEAGTFEGHRPTAVVGRDPRASGEFLEAAVVAGLASAGVNVVRVGVLPTPAVAYLTGSLGADLGVMLSASHNAMPDNGIKFFARGGHKLADELEDRIETVYEQHRTGEPWERPTGAGVGRVTDYDEGFDRYVAHLIAVLPNRLDGLKVVLDEAHGAAAWVSPEAFARAGAEVVTIGAEPDGLNINDGCGSTHLDSLKAAVVEHGAALGIAHDGDADRCLAVDASGNEVDGDQILAVLALAMREAGTLRGNTVVATVMSNLGFKLAMEREGLSLVQTAVGDRYVLESMKEHGYALGGEQSGHVIVLDHATTGDGTLTGLMLAARVAATGRSLADLAAVMGRLPQILINVPDVDKSRVKTSAELASAVAEAERELGSTGRVLLRPSGTEPLVRVMVEAADIEQARSVASRLADAVKSSLG, encoded by the coding sequence GTGGGACGACTCTTCGGCACGGACGGCGTGCGCGGTGTCGCCAATGCGGACCTGACGGCGGAGCTCGCGCTCGGTCTGTCGGTCGCGGCGGCGCATGTGCTCGCCGAGGCGGGGACCTTTGAGGGACATCGGCCGACCGCGGTGGTCGGGCGGGATCCGCGTGCGTCAGGAGAGTTTCTGGAGGCCGCCGTCGTGGCGGGACTCGCGAGCGCGGGCGTCAACGTCGTGCGCGTCGGGGTGCTGCCGACGCCGGCCGTGGCGTACCTCACGGGTTCGCTCGGTGCGGACCTCGGCGTGATGCTCTCCGCGTCGCACAACGCCATGCCGGACAACGGCATCAAGTTCTTCGCACGCGGCGGCCACAAGCTGGCCGACGAGCTGGAGGACCGCATCGAGACGGTGTACGAGCAGCACCGGACCGGTGAGCCGTGGGAGCGGCCCACCGGTGCGGGTGTCGGCCGGGTCACCGACTACGACGAGGGCTTCGACCGGTACGTCGCGCACCTCATCGCCGTCCTGCCGAACCGGCTCGACGGGCTGAAGGTCGTCCTGGACGAGGCGCACGGCGCTGCGGCCTGGGTCTCGCCCGAGGCGTTCGCGCGGGCCGGCGCCGAGGTCGTCACGATCGGTGCGGAGCCCGACGGGCTCAACATCAACGACGGGTGCGGCTCCACGCACCTGGACTCGCTGAAGGCCGCGGTCGTCGAGCACGGTGCGGCGCTCGGCATCGCGCACGACGGCGACGCGGACCGCTGCCTCGCGGTGGACGCGTCCGGCAACGAGGTCGACGGCGACCAGATCCTGGCGGTGCTGGCCCTGGCGATGCGCGAGGCGGGCACCCTGCGCGGGAACACGGTCGTCGCGACCGTCATGTCCAACCTCGGCTTCAAGCTGGCGATGGAGCGCGAGGGCCTCTCGCTCGTGCAGACGGCCGTCGGCGACCGGTACGTCCTGGAGTCGATGAAGGAGCACGGGTACGCGCTCGGCGGCGAGCAGTCCGGGCACGTCATCGTGCTCGACCACGCGACGACCGGCGACGGCACGCTCACCGGCCTGATGCTGGCGGCGCGGGTCGCCGCGACCGGCCGCTCGCTCGCGGACCTCGCCGCGGTCATGGGCCGGCTGCCGCAGATCCTGATCAATGTGCCGGACGTCGACAAGTCGCGGGTGAAGACGTCGGCGGAGCTGGCGAGCGCGGTGGCGGAGGCGGAGCGGGAGCTCGGCTCCACGGGCCGTGTGCTGCTGCGTCCGTCGGGCACGGAGCCGCTGGTACGGGTGATGGTCGAGGCCGCGGACATCGAGCAGGCGCGGTCGGTGGCGAGCCGGCTCGCGGACGCGGTGAAGTCTTCGCTCGGCTGA
- a CDS encoding DNA-directed RNA polymerase subunit alpha: MLIAQRPSLTEEVVDEYRSRFVIEPLEPGFGYTLGNSLRRTLLSSIPGAAVTSIRIDGVLHEFTTVPGVKEDVTDLILNIKQLVVSSEHDEPVVMYLRKQGPGLVTAADIAPPAGVEVHNPDLVLATLNGKGKLEMELTVERGRGYVSAVQNKQVGQEIGRIPVDSIYSPVLKVTYKVEATRVEQRTDFDKLIVDVETKQAMRPRDAMASAGKTLVELFGLARELNIDAEGIDMGPSPTDAALAADLALPIEELELTVRSYNCLKREGIHSVGELVARSEADLLDIRNFGAKSIDEVKAKLAGMGLALKDSPPGFDPTAAADAFGADDDADAGFVETEQY, translated from the coding sequence ATGCTGATCGCTCAGCGTCCCTCGCTGACCGAAGAGGTCGTCGACGAATACCGCTCCCGGTTCGTGATCGAGCCGCTGGAGCCGGGCTTCGGCTACACCCTCGGCAACTCCCTCCGCCGTACGCTCCTCTCCTCGATCCCGGGTGCGGCGGTCACGTCCATCCGTATCGACGGTGTCCTGCACGAGTTCACCACCGTGCCGGGCGTCAAGGAGGACGTCACCGACCTCATCCTCAACATCAAGCAGCTCGTCGTCTCCTCGGAGCACGACGAGCCGGTCGTGATGTACCTGCGCAAGCAGGGCCCGGGTCTGGTCACCGCCGCCGACATCGCGCCCCCGGCCGGTGTCGAGGTGCACAACCCCGACCTGGTCCTCGCCACGCTGAACGGCAAGGGCAAGCTGGAGATGGAGCTGACCGTCGAGCGCGGTCGCGGTTACGTCTCCGCCGTGCAGAACAAGCAGGTGGGCCAGGAGATCGGCCGTATCCCGGTCGACTCCATCTACTCCCCGGTGCTCAAGGTCACGTACAAGGTCGAGGCGACCCGTGTCGAGCAGCGCACCGACTTCGACAAGCTGATCGTCGACGTCGAGACCAAGCAGGCGATGCGTCCCCGTGACGCCATGGCCTCCGCCGGTAAGACCCTGGTCGAGCTGTTCGGTCTGGCGCGCGAGCTCAACATCGACGCCGAGGGCATCGACATGGGCCCGTCCCCGACGGACGCCGCGCTCGCCGCCGATCTGGCCCTGCCGATCGAGGAGCTCGAGCTCACGGTCCGTTCGTACAACTGCCTCAAGCGCGAGGGCATCCACTCCGTGGGTGAGCTCGTGGCGCGTTCCGAGGCGGACCTGCTCGACATCCGCAACTTCGGTGCGAAGTCGATCGACGAGGTCAAGGCGAAGCTGGCCGGCATGGGCCTGGCCCTCAAGGACAGCCCGCCCGGATTCGACCCGACCGCCGCCGCCGACGCCTTCGGCGCCGACGACGACGCGGACGCTGGCTTCGTGGAGACCGAGCAGTACTGA
- the rpmJ gene encoding 50S ribosomal protein L36 has product MKVKPSVKKICDKCKVIRRHGRVMVICDNLRHKQRQG; this is encoded by the coding sequence ATGAAGGTCAAGCCGAGCGTCAAGAAGATCTGCGACAAGTGCAAGGTGATCCGCCGTCACGGCCGGGTCATGGTCATCTGCGACAACCTGCGCCACAAGCAGCGCCAGGGCTGA
- the rpsK gene encoding 30S ribosomal protein S11 has translation MPPKGRQGAAKKVRRKEKKNVAHGHAHIKSTFNNTIVSITDPSGNVISWASAGHVGFKGSRKSTPFAAQMAAESAARRAQEHGMRKVDVFVKGPGSGRETAIRSLQATGLEVGSIQDVTPTPHNGCRPPKRRRV, from the coding sequence ATGCCCCCCAAGGGACGTCAGGGCGCTGCCAAGAAGGTGCGCCGCAAGGAAAAGAAGAACGTCGCTCACGGCCACGCGCACATCAAGAGCACGTTCAACAACACGATCGTCTCGATCACGGACCCCTCGGGCAACGTGATCTCCTGGGCCTCCGCCGGCCACGTCGGCTTCAAGGGCTCGCGCAAGTCCACCCCCTTCGCCGCGCAGATGGCCGCCGAGTCGGCCGCCCGCCGCGCGCAGGAGCACGGCATGCGCAAGGTCGACGTCTTCGTCAAGGGTCCCGGCTCCGGCCGTGAGACCGCGATCCGTTCCCTCCAGGCCACGGGCCTCGAGGTCGGTTCCATCCAGGACGTCACCCCCACGCCGCACAACGGCTGCCGTCCCCCCAAGCGCCGTCGCGTCTGA
- the rpsM gene encoding 30S ribosomal protein S13, which yields MARVSGVDIPREKRVEIALTYVFGIGRTRSKEILSATDVNPNTRVRDLAEEDLVKIREYVDANLRTEGDLRREIQADIRRKVEIGCYQGLRHRRGLPVHGQRTSTNARTRKGPRRAIAGKKKPGKK from the coding sequence ATGGCACGCGTTTCCGGTGTTGACATCCCGCGCGAAAAGCGTGTGGAGATCGCACTCACCTACGTCTTCGGTATCGGGCGCACCCGGTCGAAGGAGATTCTCTCCGCGACCGACGTGAACCCGAACACCCGCGTTCGTGACCTGGCCGAAGAGGACCTGGTCAAGATCCGCGAGTACGTGGACGCCAACCTCCGCACCGAGGGTGACCTCCGCCGCGAGATCCAGGCCGACATCCGCCGCAAGGTCGAGATCGGCTGCTACCAGGGTCTGCGCCACCGTCGTGGCCTGCCGGTCCACGGTCAGCGCACCAGCACGAACGCCCGTACCCGCAAGGGCCCGCGTCGCGCCATCGCCGGTAAGAAGAAGCCGGGCAAGAAGTAG